The following coding sequences are from one Mycobacterium bourgelatii window:
- a CDS encoding alpha/beta hydrolase, translated as MTAKGSTMKPCVKWLLRARPTDYLLALSVAGASLPVVGKRLEPLGSATAMGVWGVRMAPEFIAAAAKERKTPGMDDIRRQELAATNEVSVTALRGIVSAAELDGEWPAPERTAPVFGARKHRRFLFRRDVHYGNSPAQLLDVWRRKDLPVEPAPVLIFIPGGAWIHGGRQVQGYALMSRLAEQGWVCLSIDYRVSPHHRWPRHIQDVKAAIAWARANVDKFGGDRNFIAVAGCSAGGHLAALAGLTANDPEFEEELPEGSDTSVDAVVGIYGRYDWEDRSTLERERFVEFLERIVVKRRIERHPAIFRAASPIARVHTNAPPFLVIHGSRDNVIPVAQARGFVERLRAVSRSVVAYLELPGAGHGFDLLDGARTGSMGHAIALFLNQVHRTEKQFAKEVI; from the coding sequence ATGACCGCGAAGGGTTCAACGATGAAGCCATGCGTCAAATGGTTGCTACGCGCCCGTCCCACCGACTACTTGCTGGCCTTAAGCGTTGCGGGAGCTTCGCTGCCGGTGGTCGGCAAGCGGTTGGAGCCGCTGGGTTCTGCTACCGCCATGGGTGTCTGGGGCGTGCGGATGGCCCCGGAGTTCATCGCCGCGGCGGCAAAGGAGCGCAAGACCCCGGGTATGGACGACATTCGCCGTCAGGAACTCGCGGCCACCAACGAGGTGTCCGTGACGGCGCTGCGGGGCATCGTGTCGGCCGCCGAACTGGATGGTGAGTGGCCCGCTCCCGAGCGCACCGCGCCGGTGTTCGGGGCGCGCAAGCACCGCCGCTTCCTGTTCCGCCGCGACGTCCACTACGGAAACAGTCCGGCCCAACTCCTCGACGTCTGGCGGCGCAAGGATCTGCCCGTCGAACCCGCTCCGGTGCTGATCTTTATCCCCGGCGGGGCCTGGATCCACGGGGGCCGCCAGGTTCAGGGCTATGCCCTCATGTCCCGTCTGGCCGAGCAGGGCTGGGTGTGTCTGTCGATCGACTACCGGGTTTCGCCGCACCACCGCTGGCCGCGGCACATCCAGGACGTCAAGGCGGCCATTGCCTGGGCGCGCGCTAACGTCGACAAATTCGGCGGCGACCGCAATTTCATTGCGGTAGCGGGTTGTTCGGCCGGCGGACACCTGGCCGCATTGGCCGGCCTGACCGCCAACGACCCGGAGTTCGAGGAAGAGTTGCCGGAAGGCTCGGACACCTCCGTCGACGCCGTGGTCGGGATCTACGGACGGTACGACTGGGAGGACCGGTCCACGCTGGAGCGTGAGCGGTTCGTCGAGTTCCTGGAACGCATCGTGGTCAAGCGCAGGATCGAGCGCCACCCGGCCATCTTCCGCGCCGCCTCACCGATCGCGCGGGTGCACACCAACGCGCCGCCATTCCTGGTGATCCACGGCAGCCGCGACAACGTCATTCCGGTAGCGCAGGCACGCGGCTTCGTCGAGCGGCTGCGCGCCGTGTCGCGCTCGGTGGTGGCCTACCTCGAACTCCCCGGGGCCGGGCACGGTTTCGACTTGCTGGACGGCGCCCGCACCGGCTCGATGGGCCACGCAATAGCGCTGTTCCTCAACCAGGTTCACCGCACCGAGAAACAGTTTGCCAAAGAGGTCATCTAA
- a CDS encoding methyltransferase family protein → MTVDSQSQNTQKRQLWWRHLLSVLIAPFTVTVIIPALIADAAGVRAPDLSSPATVALVILGGLLVAAGLTMLIWTVVLFDRVGKGTLGVGKVLGEPIRLVVRGPYRHVRNPMISGVVAILLGEALIASSGWLLLWFAAFFTLLATVIRFWEEPHLTEKFGADYVEYRRNVPAWIPRITPWR, encoded by the coding sequence ATGACTGTTGACTCGCAAAGCCAGAACACGCAGAAGCGGCAACTGTGGTGGCGACACCTGCTCTCGGTGCTGATCGCGCCGTTCACCGTGACCGTGATAATCCCGGCGCTCATCGCCGACGCCGCCGGCGTCCGGGCGCCGGATTTGAGCTCGCCCGCAACGGTGGCGCTGGTAATCCTCGGCGGCCTGTTGGTCGCGGCTGGGTTGACCATGTTGATCTGGACCGTGGTGCTGTTCGACCGGGTGGGCAAGGGCACCCTCGGGGTGGGCAAAGTGCTCGGCGAACCGATCCGACTGGTGGTCCGGGGGCCCTACCGGCACGTCCGCAACCCGATGATCAGCGGAGTGGTGGCCATCCTGCTCGGCGAGGCGCTTATCGCGTCGTCCGGCTGGCTACTGCTGTGGTTCGCGGCGTTCTTCACGCTGCTCGCCACGGTCATCCGGTTCTGGGAGGAACCCCACCTGACGGAGAAGTTCGGCGCCGATTACGTCGAGTACCGCCGCAACGTTCCGGCCTGGATCCCGCGAATCACCCCATGGCGCTGA
- a CDS encoding TetR/AcrR family transcriptional regulator, whose protein sequence is MSERRRSGRWRTGQQSKQRIIEAARARFTREGYDGATIRAIAADAGVDVAMVYYFFDNKEGLFTASTLAGPEHPLQHLATVLDEGRDDVGPRLVRRFLQHWDEDAGFEPFLTLWRSAAIHPKARKVLHDSLAGPIASRIAEEFEVSDAELRVELVASHLAGLAFARYQLKIEPMASSSIEELVAWVGPTVQRYLTA, encoded by the coding sequence ATGTCAGAGCGCCGGCGCAGCGGCCGCTGGCGCACTGGCCAGCAGAGCAAGCAGCGGATCATCGAGGCAGCGCGGGCGCGGTTCACCCGCGAGGGTTACGACGGAGCCACCATCCGAGCGATTGCCGCCGACGCCGGTGTGGACGTCGCGATGGTCTATTACTTCTTCGACAACAAGGAGGGGCTCTTCACCGCGTCGACGCTGGCCGGGCCCGAGCACCCGCTGCAGCATCTGGCCACGGTGTTGGACGAGGGCCGCGACGACGTCGGCCCCCGGTTGGTGCGCCGGTTCCTGCAGCATTGGGACGAGGACGCCGGTTTCGAGCCGTTCCTGACCCTGTGGCGGTCAGCGGCCATTCATCCCAAGGCGCGAAAGGTGTTGCACGACAGCCTTGCCGGGCCGATCGCCAGCCGGATCGCCGAGGAGTTTGAGGTCAGCGACGCCGAACTGCGGGTCGAGTTGGTGGCCAGCCACCTGGCCGGTCTCGCGTTCGCGCGTTACCAGCTCAAGATCGAGCCGATGGCATCGAGCAGCATCGAGGAGCTGGTGGCCTGGGTGGGTCCGACGGTACAGCGCTACCTGACCGCGTGA
- a CDS encoding CoA transferase: MEDVNSEPTNPTRVARRWGTSGLAYLTGQSEGRPDFSRCNVLMHAERIAADAPTLLGGRAGLLGLRRRGRVSAGGATRLLATVDGWCAVTLSRPDDVMAVPALVEADTDAVADDHWPVLQRWAASRRSAEVVERTELLDIPAAALGEIAAAPPRIRQIAPPTPASGGLLVADLSSMWAGPLCGQLLARAGATVVKVESRRRPDGTRSGDRAFFDWINGGKLSFCVDFDRDARELRELLDVADVVIEGSRPAALARRRLGPDDLAPRAGRIWLRISGYGDGCGRPAFGDDAAVAGGLVGTDGDGPVFCGDAIADPLSGLEASHAVAESLRRGGGELIDVSMAAVAATYAALPTEPSAQQLPAPPPGSPLPARSAPELGADNDAVRRLVADRRCLSC; encoded by the coding sequence ATGGAAGATGTGAATTCGGAGCCCACCAATCCGACCCGGGTGGCCCGGCGCTGGGGGACCAGCGGCCTGGCCTACCTGACGGGTCAGTCCGAGGGGCGACCCGATTTCTCCCGCTGCAACGTGCTCATGCACGCCGAGCGAATCGCTGCCGACGCGCCCACACTCTTGGGAGGCCGGGCCGGGCTGCTCGGACTGCGCCGCCGTGGTCGCGTTTCGGCGGGCGGTGCCACCCGGTTGCTGGCCACCGTGGATGGATGGTGTGCGGTAACGCTGTCCCGGCCCGACGACGTCATGGCCGTCCCCGCCCTGGTCGAGGCCGACACCGACGCGGTGGCGGATGACCACTGGCCGGTGCTGCAGCGCTGGGCCGCTTCGCGCCGGTCGGCCGAGGTCGTGGAGCGGACCGAACTGCTCGATATCCCGGCGGCCGCGTTGGGCGAGATCGCTGCGGCGCCGCCGCGAATACGTCAGATAGCGCCGCCGACCCCTGCCAGCGGCGGACTGCTTGTCGCCGACCTGTCTTCGATGTGGGCGGGGCCGTTGTGCGGGCAGTTGCTGGCCCGGGCGGGCGCAACCGTTGTCAAAGTCGAAAGTCGACGCCGACCGGACGGCACCCGATCCGGTGACCGCGCATTTTTCGACTGGATCAACGGGGGCAAGCTCTCGTTCTGCGTCGACTTCGACCGCGACGCGCGCGAGCTGCGCGAGTTGCTGGACGTCGCCGACGTGGTGATCGAAGGGTCCCGTCCGGCCGCCCTCGCCCGGCGCCGGCTCGGTCCCGACGATCTCGCTCCTCGGGCGGGCCGCATCTGGCTGCGGATCAGCGGCTACGGCGACGGCTGCGGGCGCCCGGCGTTCGGGGACGATGCCGCGGTCGCCGGCGGACTGGTCGGCACGGACGGCGACGGACCGGTGTTCTGTGGGGACGCGATCGCCGACCCGTTGTCGGGCTTGGAAGCCAGCCACGCGGTGGCGGAATCGCTGCGCCGCGGGGGTGGCGAACTCATCGACGTCTCGATGGCCGCCGTCGCGGCGACCTACGCCGCGCTTCCGACCGAGCCGTCCGCGCAGCAGCTGCCCGCCCCACCGCCGGGGTCCCCGTTGCCGGCCCGTTCGGCGCCCGAGCTCGGGGCCGACAACGACGCGGTCCGTCGCCTCGTCGCCGACAGGCGTTGCCTATCGTGCTGA
- a CDS encoding crotonase/enoyl-CoA hydratase family protein, whose translation MSDEANNSEPAVLVEQRDRILIITINRPKAKNAVNAAVSQGLSDAMDRLDGDAGLSVAILTGAGGSFCAGMDLKAFARGENVVVQGRGLGFTERPPAKPLIAAVEGYALAGGTELALATDLIVAAKDSAFGIPEVKRGLVAGGGGLLRLPERIPYAIAMELALTGDNLSAERAHELGLVNVLAEPGGALDAAIALAEKITANGPLAVAATKRIIVESRGWSLEERFAKQIEILAPIFMSNDAKEGAIAFAEKRAPRWTGT comes from the coding sequence GTGAGCGATGAAGCCAACAACTCCGAACCCGCGGTCCTCGTCGAGCAACGTGATCGCATCCTGATCATCACGATCAACCGTCCGAAAGCCAAGAATGCGGTCAACGCCGCCGTCAGCCAGGGCCTGTCCGATGCGATGGATCGTCTCGATGGCGACGCCGGCTTGTCGGTGGCGATCCTGACCGGTGCCGGGGGGTCGTTCTGCGCCGGCATGGACCTCAAGGCGTTCGCGCGTGGCGAGAACGTCGTGGTTCAGGGCCGGGGTCTGGGCTTCACCGAGCGTCCGCCCGCCAAGCCGTTGATCGCCGCGGTGGAGGGCTACGCCCTGGCCGGCGGTACCGAGCTGGCGCTGGCTACCGACCTGATCGTGGCGGCCAAGGATTCGGCGTTCGGCATCCCCGAGGTCAAGCGCGGCCTGGTCGCCGGCGGCGGGGGATTGCTGCGACTGCCCGAACGCATCCCGTACGCCATCGCCATGGAACTGGCGCTGACCGGCGACAACCTGTCGGCCGAGCGGGCGCACGAGCTCGGCCTGGTCAACGTCCTGGCCGAGCCGGGTGGCGCGCTGGACGCCGCAATCGCGTTGGCGGAGAAGATCACCGCCAACGGTCCGCTGGCGGTGGCCGCCACCAAACGGATCATCGTCGAATCCCGTGGCTGGAGCCTCGAAGAACGCTTCGCCAAGCAGATCGAGATCCTGGCGCCCATCTTCATGTCCAACGACGCCAAAGAGGGCGCGATCGCGTTCGCCGAGAAGCGTGCGCCGCGCTGGACCGGCACCTGA
- a CDS encoding WS/DGAT/MGAT family O-acyltransferase — protein sequence MKRLSGWDAVLLYSETPNVHMHTLKVAVIELDPDRRDFSIDEFRQVIAGRMDKLDPLSYQLIDVPGKFHHPMWREHCELDFEYHIRPWRLPAPGGRRELDEAIGQIGSTALDRSYPLWEMYFVEGLANDRIAVVLKIHHALADGVASANLMAHGMDLFRRPEAVTYTPDPAPTKRQLVGSAFADHMRHIGRIPATLRYTAQGINRVRRSKGSFRPEFTPPPTFMNHMLTPERRFATATLALADVKETGKKLGATINDMVLAMSTGALRSLLLRYDGKAEPLLASVPVSYDFSPERIWGNHFSGMMVALPTDLADPLERVRASHDNAVTAKESHQLMGAELVCRWAAYWPPRPTEAMFRWVSSRDGQNKVLNLNISNVPGPRERGRVGGATVTEIYSVGPLTAGSGLNITVWSYVDQLNISVLSDGVTLKDPHEVTEAILADFVEIRRAAGLSEELTVVPIAMAQA from the coding sequence GTGAAACGGCTCAGCGGCTGGGACGCGGTACTGCTCTACAGCGAAACGCCCAATGTGCACATGCACACCCTCAAGGTTGCGGTGATCGAGCTCGATCCGGACCGGCGTGATTTCAGCATCGACGAATTCCGTCAGGTCATCGCGGGACGGATGGACAAGCTGGATCCGTTGAGCTACCAGCTCATCGACGTGCCGGGTAAGTTCCACCACCCGATGTGGCGGGAGCATTGCGAGCTCGACTTCGAATACCACATCAGGCCGTGGCGGCTGCCCGCTCCGGGTGGCCGGCGTGAGCTGGACGAGGCGATCGGGCAGATCGGCAGTACCGCCCTCGACCGGTCCTACCCGCTGTGGGAGATGTACTTCGTCGAGGGCTTGGCAAACGACCGGATCGCGGTGGTACTCAAGATCCACCATGCCCTCGCCGACGGTGTAGCGTCGGCGAATCTGATGGCGCACGGAATGGACCTGTTTCGACGGCCGGAGGCCGTCACGTACACGCCGGATCCAGCGCCGACCAAGCGACAGCTCGTCGGGTCCGCCTTTGCGGATCACATGCGCCACATCGGCCGGATCCCCGCAACCCTGCGTTACACCGCGCAGGGCATCAACCGGGTGCGACGCAGCAAGGGCAGCTTCCGGCCCGAGTTCACGCCGCCGCCCACCTTCATGAACCACATGCTGACCCCCGAGCGCAGGTTCGCCACCGCCACGCTGGCGCTGGCCGACGTGAAGGAAACCGGAAAGAAGCTCGGCGCGACGATCAACGACATGGTGCTGGCCATGTCGACCGGAGCGCTGCGCAGCCTCCTACTGCGTTATGACGGCAAGGCCGAACCGCTGCTGGCCTCGGTCCCGGTCAGCTACGACTTCTCCCCGGAGCGGATCTGGGGCAACCATTTCAGCGGGATGATGGTGGCCCTGCCGACCGACCTGGCCGACCCCCTGGAGCGGGTGCGGGCCAGCCACGACAATGCGGTCACCGCCAAGGAAAGTCACCAACTCATGGGAGCCGAGCTGGTCTGCCGGTGGGCGGCCTACTGGCCGCCGCGGCCGACGGAAGCCATGTTCCGGTGGGTGTCCAGCCGCGACGGGCAGAACAAGGTGCTCAACCTGAACATCTCCAACGTCCCGGGCCCGCGCGAACGCGGCCGGGTGGGTGGCGCCACGGTCACCGAGATCTATTCGGTCGGGCCGTTGACCGCGGGCAGTGGCCTGAACATCACCGTGTGGAGCTATGTCGACCAGCTCAACATCTCGGTGCTGTCCGACGGTGTGACGCTCAAGGATCCGCACGAGGTCACCGAGGCCATCCTCGCCGACTTCGTCGAAATACGCAGGGCCGCTGGGCTTTCCGAGGAGCTGACGGTCGTCCCCATCGCGATGGCTCAGGCCTGA
- a CDS encoding alpha/beta hydrolase, translated as MPDNEVHPDLRRIARIAPRRLVGPRTLPLMRRVLKVRGRLGGPGDIQALTLPSGVGVRLYRPAGLEGRGPALLWIHGGGYVLGTAQQDDGLVRRFGEKLGITVASVEYRLAPEHPYPAPLEDCYAALRWLAELPAVDPARVAIGGASAGGGLAAALALLARDRGEIAPAFQLLVYPMLDDRSATTPARPTYRMWDPRANQFGWAAYLGNADPAEAVPARRTDLSGVPPAWIGVGTHDLFHDEDLAYAQRLTNAGVPCQVEVVPGAFHGFDLVVPKNPVSQRFFAAQCDALRGALVPAAS; from the coding sequence GTGCCCGACAACGAAGTCCACCCAGATCTGCGCCGCATTGCCCGCATCGCACCCCGCCGATTGGTCGGCCCCCGCACGTTGCCGCTGATGCGGCGCGTGCTCAAAGTGAGGGGACGCCTGGGTGGGCCCGGCGACATCCAAGCGCTCACCCTGCCATCCGGTGTCGGCGTCCGGCTTTACCGGCCCGCCGGCCTCGAGGGCCGGGGCCCGGCGCTGCTGTGGATTCATGGCGGCGGTTACGTCCTGGGTACCGCGCAACAGGACGACGGACTTGTCCGGCGCTTCGGCGAAAAGCTAGGCATCACAGTCGCATCGGTGGAATACCGACTGGCGCCCGAACACCCCTACCCCGCACCGCTCGAAGACTGCTATGCCGCGTTGCGCTGGCTGGCCGAACTGCCCGCCGTCGACCCGGCGCGGGTTGCCATCGGCGGGGCGAGTGCCGGCGGTGGCCTGGCGGCGGCGCTGGCCCTACTGGCCCGCGATCGCGGGGAGATCGCCCCGGCGTTTCAGCTGCTGGTGTACCCGATGCTCGACGACCGCAGCGCGACGACCCCGGCACGACCCACCTATCGGATGTGGGACCCGCGCGCCAACCAGTTCGGCTGGGCGGCGTACCTGGGAAATGCGGACCCGGCGGAGGCGGTTCCGGCACGGCGCACCGACCTGAGCGGTGTGCCGCCGGCGTGGATCGGCGTGGGCACTCACGACCTGTTCCACGACGAGGACCTCGCCTACGCGCAGCGTCTGACCAATGCCGGGGTGCCTTGCCAGGTCGAGGTGGTACCCGGCGCGTTCCACGGTTTCGATCTGGTGGTGCCCAAAAACCCTGTGTCGCAACGGTTCTTCGCCGCGCAGTGCGACGCGTTGCGGGGAGCGCTGGTTCCGGCCGCGAGCTAG
- a CDS encoding TetR/AcrR family transcriptional regulator: MRPADPFAPKRGGTRTKMLVSAAEVLRERGAAGVTIDAVLARSGAPRGSVYHHFPDGRNQILLDALRYAGDAITAKIEDTVPRGASGVVHDFIEFWEHLLVEGEFTAGCPVVAAAIGSADDELDLVNEAGVILHRWCTALEQAFVTEGFDETESASLAVMSLAALEGAVVLCRSMRSIGPLREVGEQLEFLIEARKFVRRNSPSGKAEKGEDRSSVAGG, translated from the coding sequence ATGAGGCCGGCCGACCCCTTCGCACCCAAGCGCGGGGGCACCCGCACGAAGATGCTGGTCAGCGCCGCAGAGGTGCTACGTGAACGGGGCGCGGCCGGAGTCACCATCGACGCGGTGCTGGCACGTAGCGGCGCCCCGCGCGGCTCCGTCTACCACCACTTCCCCGATGGCCGAAATCAAATTCTGCTCGACGCACTGCGTTATGCGGGGGATGCCATCACCGCCAAGATCGAAGACACCGTCCCCCGCGGCGCCAGCGGGGTAGTGCACGATTTCATCGAGTTCTGGGAACACCTGCTGGTCGAGGGCGAGTTCACCGCCGGCTGCCCGGTGGTGGCGGCCGCCATCGGCTCCGCCGACGACGAACTCGACCTCGTCAACGAAGCCGGCGTCATCCTGCACCGTTGGTGCACTGCGCTCGAGCAGGCTTTTGTGACGGAGGGCTTCGACGAGACCGAGTCGGCGTCGCTGGCCGTGATGTCGCTCGCCGCCCTGGAGGGCGCCGTTGTGCTGTGCCGCTCGATGCGCAGCATCGGCCCGCTGCGCGAAGTGGGCGAGCAGCTCGAATTCCTGATCGAGGCAAGGAAATTCGTGCGGCGCAACAGCCCGTCCGGGAAGGCCGAAAAGGGCGAGGACCGCAGTTCAGTCGCTGGCGGGTAG
- a CDS encoding class I adenylate-forming enzyme family protein, translating to MSISLLLEMAASSNPDRTAVVSDDARLTTQQLSDLADGGAGVVAGSTAQHVAYIGTGGAMLPLLIFAAARAGVPFTPINYRLSADGIQALIARLPDPLVIVDDRYREAVGTVSERVLVSDEFLTAAKGADPAMEFADPDSVAVVLFTSGTTSQPKAVELTHNNLTSYVTGTVEFESAAPTDAALICVPPYHIAGVGAALSNLYAGRKMVYLPNFDAAEWVRLANAERVTTATVVPTMLDRIVTVLETGEHKLTTLRNLAYGGSKVGLPLVRRALELLPDVGFVNAYGLTETSSTIAVLTPDDHRAAQAASDAAAARRLGSVGRPVPGIELQIRGEDGTVLGPGQTGELYVRGEQVSGRYTGIGSVLDEDGWFPTKDIAFLDEDGYLFIGGRSDDTIIRGGENIAPAELEEVLIEHPDVRDVAVVGVEDPQWGQAIVAVVVPSAGADPDPDELREYVRKSLRGSRTPDRVVFRDELPTTATGKVLRREIIEELAGTKT from the coding sequence TTGAGCATTTCGCTGCTACTAGAGATGGCTGCGTCCAGCAATCCCGATCGCACCGCTGTGGTTTCCGACGATGCCCGCCTCACGACGCAGCAGCTCAGTGACCTCGCCGATGGCGGCGCGGGCGTCGTGGCGGGATCGACGGCCCAGCACGTCGCCTACATCGGCACCGGCGGCGCGATGCTGCCGCTGCTGATCTTCGCCGCGGCTCGGGCGGGCGTTCCGTTCACGCCGATCAACTACCGGCTGTCCGCCGACGGCATCCAGGCCCTGATCGCGCGGCTGCCGGATCCGCTGGTGATCGTCGACGACCGCTACCGCGAAGCGGTCGGCACGGTGTCCGAACGCGTGCTGGTCTCCGACGAATTTCTAACGGCCGCAAAGGGTGCGGACCCGGCGATGGAGTTCGCGGATCCGGACTCGGTTGCGGTCGTGCTGTTTACGTCGGGCACGACGTCGCAGCCCAAGGCCGTCGAGCTCACCCACAACAATCTGACCAGCTACGTCACCGGGACCGTCGAATTCGAGTCGGCCGCGCCCACCGACGCCGCATTGATCTGCGTGCCGCCCTATCACATCGCCGGGGTGGGGGCGGCGCTGTCCAATCTGTACGCGGGCAGAAAGATGGTGTACCTGCCCAACTTCGACGCCGCCGAGTGGGTGCGGCTGGCCAATGCCGAACGGGTCACCACGGCGACGGTGGTGCCCACCATGCTGGACCGCATCGTCACGGTGCTCGAAACCGGTGAGCACAAGCTGACCACGCTGCGCAACCTCGCCTATGGCGGCTCGAAGGTGGGTCTGCCCCTGGTGCGACGGGCGCTCGAGTTGCTGCCCGATGTCGGCTTCGTCAACGCCTACGGCCTGACCGAGACGAGTTCGACGATCGCGGTGTTGACCCCCGATGACCACCGTGCCGCTCAGGCCGCCTCCGATGCCGCCGCCGCCAGGCGGTTGGGCTCGGTCGGACGTCCGGTGCCCGGCATCGAGCTGCAGATCCGCGGCGAAGACGGCACCGTGCTGGGGCCGGGGCAAACCGGCGAGCTGTACGTGCGCGGGGAGCAGGTCTCCGGCCGCTACACCGGCATCGGGTCCGTGCTCGATGAGGACGGCTGGTTTCCGACGAAAGACATCGCGTTTCTCGACGAAGACGGCTACCTGTTCATCGGGGGCCGCAGCGACGACACCATCATCCGCGGCGGCGAGAACATCGCGCCCGCCGAGCTGGAGGAGGTGCTCATCGAGCACCCAGACGTGCGCGACGTCGCCGTCGTGGGCGTCGAGGATCCGCAATGGGGACAGGCGATCGTCGCCGTGGTGGTGCCCTCGGCGGGCGCCGACCCTGACCCCGACGAACTCCGCGAATATGTCCGCAAGAGCTTGCGCGGGTCACGCACCCCCGACCGGGTAGTGTTCCGCGACGAGCTGCCCACCACCGCCACCGGCAAAGTGCTACGCCGGGAGATCATCGAAGAACTGGCAGGTACGAAAACATGA
- a CDS encoding amidohydrolase family protein: MLISQATLLDGTTVDIRVGARIEEVGPHLDARPGEGVLYAGGGTVLPGLYDHHVHLRSAASALDSLSVGPPAVHTKAELVQALWSAVPGADGWIRAVGYHESVAGDLDRDSLDAVVTHIPVRVQHRSGALWILNSAALGRVGLAEHPDGRLRSADRGWSDALQRRESDLAELSRRITATGVTGVTDATPDLDAGDLVALMLAHRHGEFRPRIRVLAPRKMILQDDRLDLDGLIDWIAYHHNAGQPVAVHCVTAAQLVVTIAALRATGSHPLDRIEHAAMVPEENLADLAELAQGGGVSDVGGLTVVTQPNFVAERGDQYLADVPADEHDQLWRVASLRRMNVPVALSTDMPFGQPDPWAAMRAAVNRTTRSGAVLNKDESVSAREALTMFLGWSDRPGRPRTVEIGEPGDLCVLSEPPETVLAELDADLVTATVIGGELVYFAM; this comes from the coding sequence GTGCTGATCTCGCAGGCGACGTTGCTGGACGGGACCACCGTCGATATCCGGGTCGGGGCGCGGATCGAAGAGGTAGGCCCCCACCTCGACGCCAGACCCGGGGAGGGCGTCCTCTACGCCGGCGGCGGAACCGTGTTGCCCGGGTTGTACGACCACCACGTGCACTTGCGCTCGGCGGCGTCCGCACTGGATTCGCTGTCCGTCGGGCCACCCGCGGTACACACCAAGGCCGAGTTGGTCCAGGCCCTGTGGAGTGCGGTGCCGGGCGCGGACGGGTGGATTCGTGCCGTGGGTTATCACGAGTCGGTCGCCGGGGACTTGGACCGCGACAGCCTGGACGCCGTGGTCACGCACATCCCGGTGCGGGTGCAACACCGCAGTGGCGCGTTGTGGATTTTGAACTCGGCGGCCTTGGGCCGGGTCGGACTCGCCGAGCACCCCGACGGACGCCTGCGCAGCGCGGACCGAGGCTGGTCCGACGCGCTGCAGCGCCGCGAAAGCGACCTGGCGGAACTGAGCCGACGCATCACCGCGACCGGCGTCACGGGGGTCACCGACGCCACCCCCGATCTGGACGCCGGCGACCTGGTGGCGCTGATGCTTGCGCACCGACACGGTGAATTCCGGCCACGGATCCGGGTGTTGGCGCCGCGCAAGATGATCCTTCAGGACGACCGACTCGATCTGGACGGGCTCATCGACTGGATCGCCTACCATCACAACGCCGGTCAGCCGGTCGCGGTGCACTGCGTGACGGCGGCCCAACTGGTGGTCACCATCGCCGCGCTGCGCGCGACCGGAAGCCACCCGCTCGATCGCATCGAGCATGCCGCGATGGTGCCGGAGGAAAACCTGGCCGACCTGGCCGAACTGGCCCAGGGCGGCGGCGTGTCCGACGTGGGCGGCCTGACCGTCGTCACCCAGCCCAACTTCGTCGCCGAACGCGGGGACCAGTACCTCGCCGACGTCCCGGCCGACGAGCACGACCAACTCTGGCGGGTCGCATCGTTGCGGCGGATGAACGTGCCGGTGGCGCTGTCAACCGACATGCCGTTCGGCCAGCCGGACCCGTGGGCGGCGATGCGCGCCGCGGTGAACCGCACCACCCGCAGCGGCGCCGTCCTGAACAAGGACGAGTCCGTGTCGGCGCGGGAGGCGTTGACCATGTTCCTGGGTTGGTCCGATCGACCCGGACGGCCCCGGACGGTCGAGATTGGCGAGCCGGGCGATCTTTGTGTGCTGAGCGAGCCGCCCGAGACGGTGCTCGCGGAGCTGGATGCGGACCTGGTGACGGCCACGGTGATCGGCGGCGAGTTGGTGTACTTCGCGATGTGA